Proteins from a genomic interval of Streptomyces sp. Tu6071:
- a CDS encoding PP2C family protein-serine/threonine phosphatase encodes MRYHRVRIAVRRAGVDYFRGDGSDWIALAGLLLCVPLIGWLTVVAPVWCDPAMLAVPITIGGLVLRPASLLGLYAGSAAALIVESVVLGPYTDGPARVTPGSILVVAGCGFIGLLVAQFRSRVGVPWRRGGTMLFDLRERIRVQSKLPGLPRGWHREMSLRPAGGQFFSGDFVVAARTKKGRVLEVVLTDVSGKGMDAASRALLLSGAFGGLLGSLPPADFLPAANGYLLRQDWDEGFATSIHLVLDLETGEYEVYSAGHPPAVQLHAGTGRWEQMTAEGPLLGVYGGAEFDPAKGCLNPGDVLMLFTDGLVETAEREISEGIDRLTGEADRYVAGGFVGASWHLIEAVAKDVNDDRALVLICRDQVGA; translated from the coding sequence ATGCGGTACCACCGGGTCCGCATCGCCGTGCGCCGGGCCGGGGTCGACTACTTCCGGGGCGACGGCTCGGACTGGATCGCCCTCGCCGGGCTGCTCCTGTGCGTGCCGCTCATCGGCTGGCTCACGGTCGTCGCCCCCGTCTGGTGCGATCCCGCGATGCTCGCGGTGCCCATCACGATAGGCGGCCTCGTCCTGCGCCCGGCGAGCCTGCTCGGGCTCTACGCCGGGTCGGCCGCGGCCCTCATCGTGGAATCGGTGGTCCTCGGCCCGTACACCGACGGGCCCGCGCGGGTCACCCCCGGCTCGATCCTCGTCGTCGCGGGCTGCGGCTTCATCGGCCTGCTCGTCGCACAGTTCCGCAGCCGCGTCGGCGTGCCGTGGCGGCGCGGCGGCACGATGCTCTTCGACCTGCGCGAACGCATCCGGGTCCAGAGCAAGCTGCCGGGCCTGCCGCGCGGCTGGCACCGCGAGATGTCGCTGCGGCCCGCCGGCGGGCAGTTCTTCTCGGGCGACTTCGTCGTCGCCGCGCGCACGAAGAAGGGCCGCGTCCTCGAAGTCGTCCTCACCGACGTCTCCGGCAAGGGCATGGACGCCGCCTCGCGCGCACTCCTCCTGTCCGGCGCCTTCGGCGGCCTCCTCGGCTCACTGCCCCCGGCCGACTTCCTGCCCGCGGCTAACGGCTACCTGCTCCGCCAGGACTGGGACGAGGGCTTCGCCACGTCGATCCACCTGGTCCTCGACCTGGAGACCGGCGAGTACGAGGTCTACTCCGCCGGCCACCCGCCGGCCGTCCAGCTCCACGCCGGGACGGGCCGCTGGGAGCAGATGACCGCGGAAGGCCCCCTCCTCGGCGTCTACGGCGGCGCCGAGTTCGACCCGGCCAAAGGCTGCCTGAACCCGGGCGACGTCCTCATGCTCTTCACCGACGGCCTCGTCGAGACCGCCGAACGCGAGATCTCCGAGGGCATCGACCGCCTCACCGGCGAGGCCGACCGCTACGTCGCGGGCGGTTTCGTGGGCGCTTCGTGGCACCTCATCGAGGCGGTGGCCAAGGATGTGAACGATGACCGGGCGCTGGTGCTGATTTGCCGGGATCAGGTGGGGGCGTAG
- a CDS encoding acyltransferase family protein, which translates to MHHDPAESGQLSAVPADPAARRPLPPESSARPVGPDAAKGAGTADTGGGKARDPFFDNAKYLAIVLVALAHSWEPLLASSRPLRALYLTVYAFHMPAFIIISGYFSRTFTLGAPQVRKLITGVAVPYVIFQYAYTLFARLAGPEPVPPWSVIDPWWLNWFLVALFAWRLTTPLWRLVRWPLPLALAFAVLGSMSPEIGADLDLQRVLQFLPYFVLGLLLRPHHFALLAHKWPKIVAAPVLLTGLCAAWWLAPRMPYAWLYHRESAQNLGAPWWSGPLMTFALLAASLVLTAAFLALVPRRTTWCTRLGAGTLGGYLLHGFLIKAVEWGGWYDSAFAHSLPGALLFSAGATLVVTLLCTPPVRRAFRWALEPRLDWAFGEARGA; encoded by the coding sequence ATGCATCACGACCCCGCGGAATCCGGCCAGCTCAGCGCGGTACCGGCGGACCCGGCGGCGCGCCGCCCCCTGCCGCCCGAGTCGTCGGCCCGCCCCGTCGGACCCGATGCCGCGAAGGGAGCCGGGACAGCGGACACCGGGGGCGGAAAAGCCCGCGACCCGTTCTTCGACAACGCGAAATACCTCGCGATCGTCCTCGTCGCGCTCGCCCATTCCTGGGAACCGCTCCTCGCGTCGAGCCGCCCCCTGCGCGCGCTCTACCTCACTGTCTACGCCTTCCACATGCCGGCGTTCATCATCATCTCCGGCTACTTCTCGCGGACTTTCACGCTCGGCGCCCCGCAGGTACGGAAACTGATCACCGGGGTGGCCGTGCCCTATGTGATCTTCCAGTACGCGTACACGCTCTTCGCCCGCCTCGCGGGCCCCGAACCCGTACCGCCATGGAGCGTTATCGACCCGTGGTGGCTCAACTGGTTTCTCGTCGCGCTCTTCGCGTGGCGCCTCACGACGCCGCTGTGGCGCCTCGTGCGCTGGCCCCTCCCGCTCGCCCTCGCCTTCGCCGTCCTCGGCTCGATGTCCCCGGAGATCGGCGCTGACCTGGATCTTCAGCGTGTGCTCCAGTTCCTTCCGTACTTCGTGCTCGGTCTGCTGCTGCGCCCGCACCACTTCGCGCTCCTCGCCCACAAGTGGCCGAAGATCGTCGCTGCGCCGGTGCTGCTCACGGGCCTCTGCGCCGCCTGGTGGCTCGCCCCGCGCATGCCCTACGCGTGGCTCTACCATCGGGAAAGCGCCCAGAACCTCGGCGCACCCTGGTGGAGCGGGCCGCTCATGACCTTCGCCCTGCTCGCCGCCTCACTCGTCCTGACGGCCGCATTCCTCGCCCTCGTGCCACGCCGCACGACCTGGTGCACGCGACTCGGCGCGGGCACATTGGGCGGCTACCTGCTGCACGGCTTCCTGATCAAGGCCGTCGAGTGGGGCGGCTGGTACGACAGCGCCTTCGCGCACTCCCTCCCCGGCGCGTTGCTCTTCAGCGCGGGCGCAACACTCGTGGTGACGCTGCTGTGCACGCCTCCCGTGCGTCGCGCTTTCCGCTGGGCGCTGGAGCCCCGCCTCGACTGGGCTTTCGGTGAGGCGCGCGGAGCCTGA
- a CDS encoding zinc-binding dehydrogenase has protein sequence MAEIAAALGAGRLSPRVAGIVPPEQAPRAHAALEAGGTRGRYVLDFS, from the coding sequence ATGGCGGAGATCGCCGCCGCGCTCGGCGCCGGGCGGCTGAGCCCGCGCGTCGCGGGGATCGTCCCGCCGGAGCAGGCCCCCCGCGCGCACGCGGCCCTGGAAGCGGGCGGGACGCGGGGCCGGTACGTACTCGACTTCTCCTGA
- a CDS encoding Fpg/Nei family DNA glycosylase, with product MPEGHTLHRLAADHDQRFGGRPVRADSPQGKFAASAALLDGAVLDGAEAHGKHLFLGFGPLGWVHIHLGLFGKVAQGPGTPPPPTDTIRLRLTGPGGWSDLRGATACALIDDDAKAAVHARLGPDPLREADDGEAAWARISRSRTTIAALLMDQKIVAGVGNVYRAEVLFRHGIDPARPGRSLSRAEWDALWADLRVLMREGVRLGRIDTVRPEHTPEAMGRPPRRDDHGGEVYVYRRAHLPCLICGTEIRTRELAGRNLFWCPRCQGSGA from the coding sequence GTGCCCGAAGGCCACACCCTGCACCGGCTCGCCGCCGACCACGACCAGCGGTTCGGCGGCCGGCCGGTGCGGGCCGACTCGCCGCAGGGCAAGTTCGCCGCGTCGGCCGCCCTGCTCGACGGAGCCGTCCTCGACGGCGCCGAGGCCCACGGCAAGCACCTCTTCCTCGGCTTCGGCCCGCTCGGCTGGGTCCACATCCACCTCGGCCTCTTCGGCAAGGTCGCCCAGGGCCCCGGCACCCCGCCCCCGCCCACCGACACGATCCGGCTGCGCCTCACCGGACCCGGCGGCTGGTCCGATCTGCGCGGCGCCACCGCCTGCGCCCTGATCGACGACGACGCCAAGGCCGCCGTCCACGCCCGCCTCGGCCCCGACCCGCTCCGCGAGGCCGACGACGGAGAGGCCGCCTGGGCCCGTATCTCCCGCAGCCGCACGACGATCGCCGCGCTGCTCATGGACCAGAAGATCGTCGCGGGCGTCGGCAACGTCTACCGCGCCGAAGTCCTCTTCCGCCACGGCATCGACCCCGCTCGCCCCGGCCGCTCGCTCAGCCGCGCCGAGTGGGACGCGCTCTGGGCCGACCTGCGCGTGCTCATGCGCGAGGGCGTCCGCCTCGGCCGCATCGACACGGTCCGCCCCGAACACACCCCCGAGGCGATGGGCCGCCCGCCCCGCCGCGACGACCACGGCGGCGAGGTCTACGTCTACCGCCGCGCCCACCTCCCCTGCCTGATCTGCGGCACGGAGATCAGGACACGCGAACTGGCGGGCCGCAACCTCTTCTGGTGCCCGCGCTGCCAGGGGAGCGGGGCGTAG
- a CDS encoding amino acid permease gives MTQSISEPGHKDGPEGPGGNGGPGDPGGPGGDGGPGGPRGDGGGPEGGEGRPGGGDGGGPAKNAEGLQQGLKGRHLSMIAIGGVIGAGLFVGSSAGIAAAGPAILVSYALVGLLVVLVMRMLGEMAAARPSSGSFSAYADMALGRWAGFSIGWLYWFFWVVVLAVEATAGAVILNGWVPGIPQWGWALIVMFVLTATNLVSVGSYGEFEFWFAGIKVVAIGAFVIIGLLAVFGILPGSDNPGSGFDHLTDTGGFLPNGAGSILTGVLLVVFSFMGSEIVTLAAGESSNPQKAVTKATNSVIWRIAIFYLGSIFVVLTLLPWNSESIQDDGSYVAALDSIGIPHAGQIMDIIVLTAVLSCLNSGLYTASRMAFSLGGRGDAPKAFARVTRRGVPQAAILGSVVFGFVAVWFNYQWPESVFEFLLNSSGAVALFVWLVICFSQLRLRRKIQRESPEKLVVRMWLYPYLTWLTIAMILFVVVYMLFDDDGRVQMLLSLLVAALVVGFALIRQQVRKKQGPGAGAGPDVRETAAVRE, from the coding sequence ATGACGCAGTCGATCAGCGAGCCCGGACACAAGGACGGCCCCGAAGGGCCGGGCGGCAACGGCGGACCGGGCGACCCGGGTGGTCCCGGCGGCGACGGGGGACCCGGCGGGCCGCGGGGCGACGGCGGCGGTCCCGAGGGAGGCGAGGGCCGTCCCGGTGGAGGCGATGGCGGCGGTCCCGCGAAGAACGCGGAGGGGCTGCAACAAGGGCTCAAGGGCCGCCACCTGTCGATGATCGCCATCGGGGGCGTGATCGGCGCGGGTCTCTTCGTGGGCTCCAGCGCCGGTATCGCCGCGGCGGGCCCCGCGATCCTGGTCTCGTACGCGCTGGTCGGGCTGCTCGTCGTCCTGGTGATGCGGATGCTCGGCGAAATGGCCGCCGCGCGGCCGTCGTCGGGCTCGTTCTCGGCGTACGCGGACATGGCGCTCGGGCGCTGGGCGGGCTTCTCGATCGGCTGGCTGTACTGGTTCTTCTGGGTCGTGGTGCTCGCGGTCGAGGCCACGGCGGGCGCCGTGATCCTCAACGGCTGGGTTCCCGGGATACCGCAGTGGGGCTGGGCGCTCATCGTGATGTTCGTGCTCACCGCGACGAACCTGGTCTCGGTCGGCTCGTACGGGGAGTTCGAGTTCTGGTTCGCGGGGATCAAGGTCGTCGCGATCGGCGCGTTCGTGATCATCGGACTGCTCGCCGTCTTCGGCATTCTGCCCGGTTCGGACAATCCTGGTTCGGGGTTCGACCACCTCACCGATACGGGCGGGTTCCTGCCCAACGGGGCGGGCTCGATCCTCACCGGCGTTCTGCTCGTCGTCTTCTCCTTCATGGGCAGTGAGATCGTCACCCTGGCCGCCGGTGAGTCCTCGAACCCGCAGAAGGCCGTGACGAAGGCGACCAACAGCGTCATCTGGCGCATCGCGATCTTCTACCTGGGCTCGATCTTCGTCGTGCTCACGCTGCTCCCCTGGAACAGCGAGTCGATCCAGGACGACGGTTCGTACGTGGCGGCGCTCGATTCCATCGGCATCCCGCACGCCGGTCAGATCATGGACATCATCGTGCTGACCGCCGTGCTCTCCTGCCTCAACTCCGGCCTCTACACCGCCTCCCGTATGGCCTTCTCGCTCGGCGGGCGCGGTGACGCGCCGAAGGCCTTCGCGCGCGTGACGCGGCGGGGCGTGCCGCAGGCCGCGATCCTCGGCTCGGTCGTCTTCGGGTTCGTCGCGGTGTGGTTCAACTACCAGTGGCCCGAGAGCGTCTTCGAGTTCCTGCTCAACTCCTCGGGCGCGGTCGCGCTCTTCGTGTGGCTCGTCATCTGCTTCTCCCAACTGCGCCTGCGCCGGAAGATCCAGCGCGAGTCGCCGGAGAAGCTCGTCGTGCGGATGTGGCTGTACCCGTATCTGACGTGGCTGACCATCGCCATGATCCTGTTCGTGGTCGTCTACATGCTGTTCGACGACGACGGCCGCGTGCAGATGCTCCTCTCGCTGCTCGTCGCGGCACTCGTGGTCGGCTTCGCGCTGATCCGCCAGCAGGTGCGCAAGAAGCAGGGGCCCGGCGCGGGCGCGGGCCCGGACGTACGGGAGACGGCGGCGGTACGGGAGTGA
- a CDS encoding GNAT family N-acetyltransferase yields the protein MTTEVRKLDKAHYPQWYDNLTLAFGGLHEAEEERALWDELVEFARAFAAWDGDELIGTASGFAFRMTVPGGASVPANGVTMVSVADTHRRRGVLTAMMRRQLDEVRALGEPLSVLTASEAPIYGRFGYEAATRMVRARIDAHRVRVAAPEGTERVRVRRAGLLESLPACEAVYAALVPGRPGLFARQPGWERLGVLDPEADRAGFSALRVVLAERDGEVVGYTRFQVKPVWDAAGTPHGEVRVRALEALDPAAYAALLRHVLALDLVETVELSRTPLDAPWQTLVSDVRRCRPTLREELYVRLVDVGAALAARTYQVPVDVVVEVRDDFCPWNAGRWRLRGGPEGAECVRTEDAADLALSVRELGGAYLGGTSLSEFAAAGRVRELRAGALSPASLGFGSQVAPFLAHGF from the coding sequence ATGACGACCGAGGTGCGCAAGCTCGACAAGGCCCATTACCCCCAGTGGTACGACAATCTGACCCTCGCTTTCGGCGGGCTGCACGAGGCGGAGGAGGAGCGCGCGCTCTGGGACGAACTCGTCGAGTTCGCACGCGCGTTCGCCGCCTGGGACGGTGACGAGCTGATCGGCACGGCGAGCGGCTTCGCGTTCCGGATGACGGTGCCGGGCGGGGCCTCGGTCCCGGCGAACGGCGTGACGATGGTGAGCGTCGCGGACACGCACCGCAGGCGGGGCGTACTCACCGCGATGATGCGCCGTCAGCTCGACGAGGTGCGCGCGCTCGGTGAGCCGCTTTCCGTGCTCACCGCCTCCGAGGCGCCGATCTACGGTCGTTTCGGGTACGAGGCGGCCACGCGCATGGTGCGGGCACGCATCGACGCGCACCGGGTACGGGTGGCGGCGCCCGAGGGCACCGAGCGGGTCCGGGTGCGGCGGGCGGGGCTCCTGGAGTCGCTGCCCGCCTGCGAGGCGGTGTACGCGGCGCTCGTACCGGGGCGTCCCGGGCTCTTCGCGCGGCAGCCGGGCTGGGAGCGGCTGGGGGTGCTCGATCCCGAGGCGGACCGTGCGGGTTTCTCGGCGTTGCGTGTCGTGCTCGCGGAGCGGGACGGCGAGGTCGTGGGTTACACCCGCTTCCAGGTCAAGCCGGTGTGGGACGCGGCGGGTACGCCGCACGGCGAGGTGCGGGTACGGGCGCTGGAAGCGCTTGATCCGGCGGCGTACGCGGCGCTGTTGCGGCACGTGCTCGCGCTCGACCTGGTGGAGACGGTGGAGCTGAGCCGGACGCCGCTCGACGCGCCGTGGCAGACGCTCGTCAGCGACGTGCGCCGCTGCCGGCCGACGCTGCGCGAGGAGCTGTACGTGCGGCTCGTCGACGTGGGCGCGGCGCTCGCGGCGCGTACGTACCAGGTTCCGGTGGACGTCGTCGTCGAAGTGCGGGACGACTTCTGCCCGTGGAACGCGGGGCGTTGGCGGCTGCGGGGCGGTCCGGAGGGGGCGGAGTGCGTACGGACCGAGGACGCGGCCGATCTCGCGCTGTCGGTACGGGAGCTGGGCGGCGCGTACCTCGGCGGCACGTCCCTCTCGGAGTTCGCCGCGGCCGGGCGGGTGCGCGAGCTGAGGGCGGGCGCGCTGAGCCCCGCGTCGCTCGGCTTCGGCAGCCAGGTGGCGCCTTTCCTGGCGCACGGGTTCTGA
- a CDS encoding biotin transporter BioY has protein sequence MSSVSAVHRPGAVLADLLPASRTRDAVLVLGGAALTGLAAQIAIPVPGSPVPVTAQTFAALLVGTALGARRGFLALALYAVAGVLGMPWFSEGQSGAAMASFGYIPGMMIAALVVGTLARRGADRSPLRTAGAMLLGNVIIYATGVPYLAYAAHLDASAAIAAGLTPFILGDLLKTALATGALPTAWKLIGRNQD, from the coding sequence ATGAGTTCTGTCTCTGCCGTCCACCGCCCGGGAGCGGTCCTCGCGGACCTGCTCCCCGCGAGCCGTACCCGGGACGCCGTCCTCGTGCTCGGCGGTGCCGCGCTCACCGGGCTCGCCGCCCAGATCGCGATCCCGGTGCCGGGCTCCCCGGTCCCCGTGACCGCCCAGACCTTCGCCGCGCTCCTCGTGGGCACGGCACTCGGGGCCCGCCGCGGCTTCCTCGCCCTCGCCCTCTACGCGGTGGCCGGTGTCCTCGGGATGCCGTGGTTCTCCGAGGGGCAGTCGGGTGCCGCGATGGCCTCCTTCGGCTACATCCCCGGCATGATGATCGCCGCCCTCGTCGTCGGCACGCTCGCCCGGCGCGGCGCCGACCGCTCGCCGCTGCGCACCGCGGGCGCGATGCTCCTCGGCAATGTGATCATCTACGCGACCGGTGTCCCCTACCTCGCGTACGCCGCCCACCTCGACGCGAGCGCGGCCATCGCCGCGGGGCTCACCCCGTTCATCCTCGGCGACCTCCTCAAGACCGCCCTCGCGACCGGTGCCCTCCCCACCGCCTGGAAGCTGATCGGCCGCAACCAGGACTGA
- a CDS encoding ribose-5-phosphate isomerase produces the protein MRVYLGSDHAGYELKNHLVEWLTEHGHEPVDCGPHLYDAQDDYPPFCLRAAERTAADPEALGVVIGGSGNGEQIAANKVEGVRCALAWSVETAKLGREHNNANVVSVGARMHSTDEATSFVEVFLSTPYSEEPRHTRRIEMLTAYEKSGVLPPVPAHHPQPEA, from the coding sequence ATGCGCGTGTATCTCGGCTCCGACCATGCGGGCTACGAACTCAAGAACCACCTCGTCGAATGGCTCACCGAGCACGGCCACGAGCCCGTCGACTGCGGCCCCCACCTCTACGACGCCCAGGACGACTACCCGCCGTTCTGCCTCCGCGCCGCCGAGCGCACCGCGGCCGACCCCGAGGCCCTCGGCGTCGTCATCGGCGGCAGCGGCAACGGCGAGCAGATCGCGGCGAACAAGGTCGAGGGCGTGCGCTGCGCCCTCGCCTGGAGCGTCGAGACGGCGAAGCTCGGCCGCGAGCACAACAACGCCAACGTCGTCTCGGTCGGCGCCCGGATGCACTCGACCGACGAGGCCACCTCCTTCGTCGAGGTCTTCCTCAGCACCCCGTACTCCGAGGAGCCGCGCCACACCCGGCGCATCGAGATGCTCACGGCGTACGAGAAGAGCGGCGTCCTGCCCCCCGTCCCGGCCCACCACCCGCAGCCCGAAGCCTGA
- a CDS encoding cation:proton antiporter produces the protein MGGAFLAAAVLARAGGRIGLPTIPLFILAGILLGPHTPGVVLVSDPHDLEMLSALGLVLLLFYLGLEFHLDDLKAGGRRMALAGATYLALNVGAGLGFGFALGWGTSEALVLAGVLGISSSAIVTKVLVDTGRLGNPETRPILGIIVVEDIFLALYLAALQPILSGADSLAAAVLDGAKAFGFLLLLALAARFGTKLVGRLMHTRDDELLVISFLGMAVFVAGVSEWFGVADAIGAFMVGLMLGSTSSGARIRTLVHPLRDAFGAIFFFAFGLSINPGDLPSVLWPVLLAVLLTFAMNVLAGLLAGRMYRFGRGPAANIATTLLARGEFALILATMAAGAGLDERLSPFIAGYVLLLAVLGPLAAGRAHWLARLLPRAERDSEEESGTAPPTEPVSLVKAGGAG, from the coding sequence ATGGGCGGCGCTTTTCTCGCCGCCGCCGTGCTCGCCCGCGCGGGCGGGCGCATCGGACTCCCCACCATCCCCCTGTTCATCCTGGCCGGCATCCTGCTCGGCCCGCACACCCCCGGAGTCGTGCTGGTCTCGGACCCGCACGACCTGGAGATGCTCAGCGCCCTCGGCCTGGTGCTGCTGCTCTTCTACCTGGGGCTCGAATTCCATCTCGACGACCTCAAGGCGGGCGGGCGGCGCATGGCGCTCGCCGGGGCCACGTACCTCGCTCTGAACGTCGGCGCCGGCCTCGGTTTCGGATTCGCCCTCGGCTGGGGCACCTCCGAGGCTCTGGTCCTCGCCGGGGTGCTCGGCATCTCGTCCTCGGCGATCGTGACGAAGGTCCTCGTCGACACAGGGCGCCTCGGCAATCCCGAGACGCGCCCGATCCTCGGCATCATCGTCGTCGAGGACATCTTCCTCGCGCTCTACCTCGCCGCCCTCCAGCCGATCCTGTCGGGTGCCGACTCGCTCGCCGCGGCGGTGCTCGACGGAGCAAAAGCGTTCGGCTTCCTGCTGCTGCTCGCGCTGGCGGCGCGCTTCGGCACGAAGCTCGTCGGCCGGCTCATGCACACGCGAGACGACGAGCTTCTCGTCATCTCCTTCCTGGGTATGGCGGTGTTCGTCGCCGGGGTCTCGGAGTGGTTCGGGGTCGCGGACGCGATCGGGGCCTTCATGGTCGGCCTGATGCTCGGCAGCACGTCGTCCGGTGCGCGTATCCGCACCCTCGTACACCCCCTGCGGGACGCCTTCGGGGCCATCTTCTTCTTCGCCTTCGGCCTGTCCATCAACCCGGGCGACCTGCCGAGCGTGCTGTGGCCCGTCCTGCTCGCGGTCCTGCTCACCTTCGCCATGAACGTCCTCGCGGGACTGCTCGCGGGCCGCATGTACCGCTTCGGCAGGGGCCCGGCCGCGAACATCGCGACCACGCTCCTCGCCCGCGGCGAGTTCGCACTGATCCTCGCCACGATGGCGGCGGGCGCCGGCCTGGACGAGCGGCTCTCGCCCTTCATCGCCGGCTACGTACTGCTGCTCGCCGTCCTCGGCCCGTTGGCAGCAGGCCGCGCGCACTGGCTCGCGCGCCTGCTGCCGAGGGCCGAGAGGGACTCCGAGGAGGAGTCCGGGACCGCGCCGCCGACCGAGCCCGTCTCTCTGGTCAAGGCCGGCGGCGCGGGGTGA
- a CDS encoding amino acid permease, with translation MTPRTPPPAGSSTAPAGAPTSPETKASSPAAAPPDPASSAPTGSDLGNGLKQRHLSMIALGGVIGAGLFVGSGAGIASAGPSVVLAYALSGALVMLVMRMLGEMSAAHPASGSFSVHAERAIGPWAGFTAGWMFWMLLCVGVAAEAIGAASIMTGWFPGSPDWLWVALFMVLFCATNLSAVGNFGEFEFWFSALKVAAIGAFLVLAVLAIAGVLPGSDAPGARHLTGEGGFFPHGADGLVTGLLASVFAYGGLETVTIAAAESEHPARGVAKAVRTAMWRIAVFYVGSMAVIVTLVSWRDPEVSTKGPYVAVLDNLGIPAAGQVMNVVILAALLSAMNANIYGSSRMAYSLVARGQGPCFLRRLSRGGVPSPAVVASSAFGFLAVLLSYWWPDTVFSWLLNMVGAAVLVVWGFIAAAQLRTRRRLEREAPERLLVRMWGFPWLTWVALAAMVAVLLLMLREPDTRTQLYFTGGLAVVLSAVGMARYGRGRGAARGDDSGVRGEGEAVPAQATPARGGREGTRARTD, from the coding sequence ATGACCCCGCGTACCCCACCACCGGCCGGAAGCTCGACCGCACCGGCCGGAGCACCCACGTCCCCCGAGACGAAGGCGTCCTCACCCGCCGCCGCCCCTCCCGACCCGGCCTCTTCCGCTCCCACCGGCAGCGATCTCGGCAACGGCCTCAAGCAGCGTCACCTGTCGATGATCGCGCTCGGCGGGGTCATCGGCGCGGGGCTCTTCGTCGGCTCGGGCGCGGGCATCGCGTCGGCCGGGCCCTCCGTCGTCCTCGCCTACGCGCTCTCCGGCGCGCTCGTCATGCTCGTGATGCGGATGCTCGGCGAGATGTCCGCCGCGCATCCCGCCTCCGGCTCCTTCTCCGTCCACGCCGAGCGTGCGATCGGCCCGTGGGCCGGGTTCACCGCCGGGTGGATGTTCTGGATGCTGCTCTGCGTCGGGGTCGCCGCCGAGGCGATCGGCGCGGCCTCGATCATGACGGGCTGGTTCCCCGGCTCCCCCGACTGGCTGTGGGTCGCGCTCTTCATGGTGCTGTTCTGCGCGACGAACCTCAGCGCGGTGGGCAACTTCGGCGAGTTCGAGTTCTGGTTCTCCGCGCTCAAGGTCGCCGCGATCGGCGCCTTCCTCGTCCTCGCGGTGCTCGCCATCGCCGGGGTGCTGCCCGGCAGCGACGCCCCCGGGGCGCGGCACCTCACCGGCGAGGGCGGTTTCTTCCCGCACGGCGCCGACGGGCTCGTGACCGGGCTGCTCGCCTCGGTCTTCGCGTACGGGGGCCTGGAGACCGTGACGATCGCCGCAGCCGAGTCCGAGCACCCCGCGCGCGGGGTCGCGAAGGCCGTGCGCACCGCGATGTGGCGCATCGCCGTCTTCTACGTCGGTTCGATGGCCGTCATCGTCACGCTCGTCTCCTGGCGCGACCCGGAGGTCTCCACGAAGGGCCCGTACGTGGCGGTGCTCGACAACCTCGGCATCCCGGCGGCCGGGCAGGTCATGAACGTCGTCATCCTCGCCGCGCTGCTCTCGGCGATGAACGCGAACATCTACGGCTCCTCGCGGATGGCCTACTCGCTCGTCGCGCGCGGCCAGGGCCCCTGCTTCCTGCGGCGCCTCTCGCGCGGCGGCGTACCGAGCCCCGCCGTCGTCGCCTCGTCGGCCTTCGGCTTCCTCGCGGTGCTGCTGAGCTACTGGTGGCCGGACACGGTCTTCTCGTGGCTGCTCAACATGGTCGGCGCCGCGGTCCTCGTCGTGTGGGGGTTCATCGCCGCGGCCCAGCTCCGTACCCGCCGCCGCCTCGAACGCGAGGCGCCCGAGCGGCTCCTCGTCCGCATGTGGGGCTTCCCCTGGCTCACCTGGGTCGCGCTCGCGGCGATGGTCGCCGTACTGCTGCTCATGCTCCGCGAGCCGGACACGCGCACGCAGCTCTACTTCACCGGCGGTCTCGCGGTGGTGCTGAGCGCGGTGGGAATGGCGCGGTACGGGAGGGGACGCGGCGCGGCGCGAGGAGACGACTCCGGCGTGCGAGGCGAAGGCGAAGCCGTACCCGCGCAGGCGACGCCCGCGCGCGGCGGCCGGGAGGGAACCCGGGCGCGTACCGACTGA